One genomic segment of Desulfocapsa sulfexigens DSM 10523 includes these proteins:
- a CDS encoding thioredoxin family protein, with product MDTPTQRMLKVGKATIGLIGLDIALNNALVNKIPVESISEHLYREIRRQNYIPPGMTETYKAALKREYRKLLGEDVTEDGDLTIRIFGTGCISCNGLRDAVIDAMMKAGIAADIHMIHDPDEIGRHGILATPALMINGKVKMAGIHPTPVQLEAWLLEAAEQ from the coding sequence ATGGACACCCCCACTCAGCGTATGCTCAAGGTCGGCAAGGCCACCATTGGCCTAATCGGTCTTGATATCGCCCTAAACAACGCCCTGGTCAACAAAATCCCTGTTGAATCCATTTCCGAGCATCTTTACAGAGAAATTCGGCGGCAGAATTATATCCCACCAGGAATGACAGAGACATACAAAGCTGCGCTGAAACGAGAATACAGAAAATTACTTGGTGAAGACGTTACTGAAGACGGTGATCTCACAATTCGGATTTTCGGCACCGGCTGTATCAGTTGTAACGGACTGCGTGATGCTGTAATCGATGCCATGATGAAGGCAGGCATCGCTGCCGATATTCACATGATTCATGATCCTGACGAAATAGGCAGACATGGCATCCTGGCCACACCTGCGCTTATGATCAATGGAAAGGTAAAAATGGCCGGGATTCATCCTACTCCGGTGCAGCTTGAAGCCTGGCTGCTCGAGGCAGCAGAACAATAA
- a CDS encoding tRNA dihydrouridine synthase has product MKSKQPELVLAPIRGITDCHFRSLFQRHFPGFDSALAPFINPQRHSQFNTGQLKDILPVANLELPVTPQFLHTNPEDFLFLAGRLQELGYREVNWNLGCPAPMVTKKQRGSGLLPFPEKIFDFLDQVLPKLTQLGIRLSIKTRLGYENRQELLDLLPRLDQYPLAEIIIHGRLGSQMYKGEVDRDAFGHCLECTQHFIVYNGDITSKEVFDTLQQQFPKVDKWMIGRGALANPFLPAEIKGKEISGQRQQLQLFHDELYTCYADLLDGPAHLLGRMKQLWIYLSAFFPPEHKTWKLIKKCKTESSYQEIIKRLFD; this is encoded by the coding sequence ATGAAGTCAAAACAGCCTGAACTTGTTCTGGCACCCATCCGAGGAATCACAGACTGCCATTTTCGTTCGCTTTTCCAGCGCCATTTCCCCGGCTTTGACTCAGCACTGGCACCCTTTATAAACCCCCAGCGCCACTCCCAATTCAACACAGGACAGTTAAAGGACATTTTACCGGTTGCCAACCTGGAGTTACCGGTCACCCCACAGTTCCTCCACACCAACCCGGAAGATTTTCTCTTTCTGGCAGGCCGTTTACAGGAACTCGGGTACAGGGAAGTAAACTGGAATCTGGGCTGCCCCGCTCCCATGGTTACCAAAAAGCAAAGAGGCTCCGGCCTTCTCCCCTTCCCAGAAAAGATCTTTGATTTTCTTGACCAAGTACTGCCAAAACTGACACAACTCGGGATACGGCTCTCCATAAAAACACGTTTGGGCTACGAAAACAGGCAGGAACTCCTTGATCTTCTACCACGTCTTGACCAGTATCCTCTGGCCGAAATCATTATTCATGGACGCCTGGGTTCGCAGATGTACAAGGGTGAAGTTGATCGGGACGCTTTTGGTCATTGTTTAGAATGCACTCAACATTTCATCGTCTATAATGGTGACATCACGTCAAAAGAAGTTTTTGACACATTGCAGCAACAATTCCCGAAGGTGGACAAATGGATGATAGGAAGAGGAGCGTTAGCCAACCCATTCCTCCCTGCAGAAATAAAGGGCAAAGAGATCTCTGGACAACGGCAACAGTTACAACTGTTTCACGATGAACTCTACACCTGCTACGCAGATCTCCTCGATGGCCCGGCACACCTCCTTGGACGAATGAAACAACTCTGGATTTATCTCAGTGCCTTTTTTCCACCAGAACATAAAACATGGAAACTGATAAAAAAGTGTAAGACTGAATCCAGCTATCAAGAGATCATCAAAAGGCTTTTTGACTGA
- a CDS encoding nucleotidyltransferase family protein has product MQAMILAAGFGTRLLPFTELRPKPLFPLLNEPLLLLTIRRLQLAGFDRIIVNCHHLKEQIVDALAGISGVIIQEEEMVLGTGGGLRMALSHMRDEPLLISNGDIYHTVDYLDLYRSHKSGGTLVTMAMHDYPRFNKVTVEDDRVTSFDDQSGEKCLAFTGLHVLDPEVLETIPLAQKNSIIDRYCELLLEDLPIQALRVDGCSWTDMGTVADYLALHGKLLKKEIPLWQEFSITPESSFLIADHIGTEGVTLKDWCCVGSARFGQDVTLTRCVVWDGVRIEEGTDLSDTLLV; this is encoded by the coding sequence ATGCAGGCTATGATTCTTGCAGCAGGTTTCGGCACCAGGCTTCTTCCTTTCACGGAACTTCGTCCCAAACCGCTTTTCCCTCTTCTGAATGAACCACTTTTGCTGCTCACAATTCGCCGTCTCCAATTGGCTGGTTTTGATCGTATTATTGTAAACTGTCATCATTTGAAGGAGCAGATTGTTGATGCACTGGCTGGGATATCCGGTGTGATCATTCAGGAAGAAGAGATGGTACTCGGCACTGGTGGTGGCCTGCGCATGGCCCTGTCCCATATGCGGGATGAACCGCTACTGATAAGCAATGGTGATATTTATCACACGGTAGATTATCTCGATCTGTACCGGAGTCACAAGTCTGGTGGTACCTTGGTGACCATGGCCATGCATGACTATCCACGTTTTAATAAGGTCACTGTTGAGGACGACCGGGTAACTAGTTTTGACGACCAGAGTGGAGAAAAATGTCTGGCTTTTACTGGATTGCATGTGCTGGACCCCGAAGTGCTGGAAACAATCCCTTTGGCCCAAAAAAATTCCATTATTGATCGTTATTGCGAGTTGTTGCTTGAAGACTTGCCTATTCAGGCGTTACGGGTTGATGGCTGCTCCTGGACGGATATGGGAACAGTGGCTGATTATCTTGCCTTACACGGTAAATTGCTGAAAAAAGAAATTCCTCTCTGGCAGGAATTTTCCATTACTCCAGAGAGTTCCTTTCTCATTGCTGACCATATTGGCACCGAGGGTGTTACACTTAAGGATTGGTGCTGCGTGGGGAGCGCACGTTTTGGTCAAGATGTCACATTGACACGCTGTGTGGTCTGGGATGGAGTGAGGATTGAAGAGGGGACGGATCTCTCAGATACCCTGCTGGTTTAG
- a CDS encoding LpxI family protein has product MAVDPDKIGVIAGSGQFPLLFIEAAKKAGRRTVLIAHRNETGDEVAAAADEVCWLKLGQLGKLLKFFHSRGVGETVFVGAITKTKIFRDILPDIKALSLWNKIDSKQDDAILRAVAGALEQEGIQVLESTCYLQHLFFPHGVLTRKKPDNNQRLDIAFGWKNARAIGALDIGQCVVVRNRSVLAVEAIDGTDATIIRGGNLAKEQAVVVKVRKPGQDFRFDLPATGIQTIETLASVRGAVLAVEAGQSLLFDPEAMIRAADEAGIIVVGVSENLDGTLDY; this is encoded by the coding sequence ATGGCAGTTGATCCTGATAAAATTGGAGTCATTGCAGGTTCCGGCCAATTTCCCCTACTCTTTATTGAGGCTGCGAAAAAGGCCGGTCGCAGAACAGTGCTCATTGCTCATCGAAACGAGACAGGCGATGAAGTGGCGGCGGCGGCCGATGAAGTGTGCTGGCTGAAACTTGGACAGTTGGGAAAGTTACTGAAGTTCTTTCATTCCAGAGGAGTGGGAGAGACGGTCTTTGTCGGAGCCATCACCAAGACAAAGATTTTTCGTGATATCCTGCCCGACATAAAAGCCTTGTCTCTCTGGAACAAGATAGATTCCAAACAGGACGATGCTATTCTTCGCGCTGTTGCCGGGGCACTTGAGCAGGAAGGCATTCAGGTACTGGAATCCACCTGTTATCTGCAGCATCTGTTTTTTCCGCATGGTGTTTTAACAAGAAAAAAACCCGATAATAACCAGCGCCTGGATATTGCTTTTGGCTGGAAGAACGCCCGTGCCATCGGGGCTTTGGATATCGGACAGTGCGTTGTTGTCAGGAATCGCTCCGTGCTGGCAGTTGAGGCAATTGATGGCACCGATGCAACCATTATCAGAGGTGGAAATCTTGCCAAAGAGCAGGCCGTTGTGGTGAAGGTACGAAAACCCGGACAAGATTTCCGTTTTGACCTTCCGGCAACCGGTATTCAAACCATCGAGACACTTGCCTCTGTCCGGGGAGCGGTTCTAGCCGTGGAAGCTGGACAATCACTCCTCTTTGATCCCGAAGCCATGATTCGTGCGGCAGATGAGGCTGGAATTATAGTAGTTGGTGTCAGTGAAAATTTAGATGGGACTCTCGATTATTGA
- the lpxA gene encoding acyl-ACP--UDP-N-acetylglucosamine O-acyltransferase has product MNIHPTAVVSVKAKLHESVIVGPFSVIEDGVIIGAGTTVATHVRISGPCKIGENNIIDSFAALGGAPQDLGYTGEPTELILGNNNHIREYASIHRGTVKGGGRTVIGNNCLIMAYAHIGHDCIIEDYVIIVNAAHLSGHTEVGARATVGGLTGTHQFSRIGTFAFIGGGSAVSKDVPPYAMVTGERGQMHISGLNKVGLRRNGFSREIISRIDAAYRILFHSPELLHNEALDRVEHELGGCEEVDGLLAFIRSSKRGVVKRIKRR; this is encoded by the coding sequence ATGAATATTCATCCCACGGCAGTGGTTTCTGTAAAAGCTAAGTTGCATGAAAGTGTGATTGTCGGCCCATTTAGCGTGATCGAGGATGGCGTGATAATTGGCGCCGGTACAACCGTTGCTACCCATGTGAGGATTTCTGGCCCCTGTAAGATTGGGGAAAACAATATCATCGATTCCTTTGCAGCCCTTGGAGGAGCACCACAGGATCTCGGTTATACTGGTGAGCCGACAGAGCTTATTCTTGGAAATAATAACCATATTCGTGAATATGCATCCATTCACCGTGGAACTGTGAAGGGTGGAGGGAGGACAGTGATTGGCAATAACTGTCTGATAATGGCCTATGCCCATATAGGACATGACTGTATTATTGAGGATTATGTGATTATTGTAAATGCGGCCCATTTGAGCGGTCACACGGAAGTTGGCGCCAGGGCTACCGTTGGTGGACTAACTGGTACCCATCAGTTTTCCCGTATCGGCACGTTTGCCTTTATTGGCGGTGGCTCTGCTGTGAGTAAGGACGTCCCACCTTACGCCATGGTGACAGGTGAAAGAGGCCAGATGCATATTTCTGGTCTGAACAAAGTGGGGTTGCGTCGGAATGGCTTTAGCCGTGAAATCATTTCCAGAATTGATGCAGCCTACCGTATACTCTTCCATTCTCCAGAGCTGCTCCACAACGAGGCACTCGACAGGGTGGAACATGAGCTTGGCGGCTGTGAGGAGGTGGATGGATTACTTGCCTTTATTCGAAGCTCAAAGCGCGGTGTGGTGAAACGCATCAAGAGACGTTGA